The Oryza brachyantha chromosome 7, ObraRS2, whole genome shotgun sequence genomic interval TTTTGCAGACCTGAGAACCTGTATAACCATCAACTTGGTCAATCTCCTTGGTTGCCTCAGCAACACTTGGTGCTATTAAAGGGTATCATACTGCCGGCCTGTCAATAGGCTCTGAAAGGACACATGTAAACCACGAGAAGCAGCTCAAGTTTGGAACTTATGTAGGGGAGCTATCTGAAGCCGTACAATAATGGTATGATGCTGAACTAGTAACTGAGTTTTTCAATAAGCTAAGATAAAAAGCATGGTTTGTATCGTCTTTGCCGGCCTAGGTTAATTATGAAGTCAAGGATGCCTCACCCATAATATGATTATTATGGTGGTTGCCGCCTTGCCGGCAGAAAAGGAGGCTCGCTCCTTTCAACAAATGGAACATGTATTCCCCCTGGACTGCCAAAAGGAAAAGCTCTTATCGATATTGTATACCACCAAACTAACCCATGATGTAATTTTGTCTTTCGTGTGATTCCATGTGGCATATTAGTACCATGATTTTCCATTTTCCTTGTCCTTAGGGATCAGTTCGATGACAAGCAGCAGATATTTCTTGCCCATGTAATCTGTAGTTGACAAACAAGATCAGACCGCAGTTGTACTCAACAAGATCAGACCGCAGTTGTACTGCTTATTGTGtcattcttatttaaaaaattatttaaatatcatttatttaaaaaattatagaaatatcatttattttgcttatgacttgctttattatcaaaagaactttaagcatgacttgtcattttttatatttatactaaatttttaaataagacgaatggtcaagagttgtaacaaaaaaagtcaaacattttacattacgaaaacattttacattacgaaacgaaggtagtactATACATCAAATGTCTTTTTCCCCTTGCTGCCTAGGAGAATATACATCAACTGTTCTATCGATGCAGGGTTACTGATATGCACAAATGAGTAACTCAGGTCAAAATCCAATCTGCAGGAACTTTTCGTAGAGCACATTATTGAGTGGATCTGTCGTACTCAACATAAGTTTCAAGCTTGTTGCTGTTAAGCCATCGTTCATTTTGCTGTGTCGCTGGTGTTTGTGTCATCGGTTGGCCACGCTACGGTTTCCATTAGCCTCTGACGCATTATCTCCAGATTCTCGTTCGAGATCTTCTCGTACATTTTTGCATGGTCGAATTTCTGCGTTGATGCAGAGAtaactaaataatttatgcatCAAAGCTGTCTCAATTACTTTGGAGTATCTCATTCCTTTTTATTACCTTGATCCATTTGCTGTACAAATGAAGCCGTGTAATCATCACTCTTTCTGCCAGATCTTGCCTCTCCTGATAAACACGAGTTAAATTAAAAGAATGAACATAGGCAAAAatgttgaatatatttttctccatTACTTAGTAACAAGATGCAAATAAGAAGGTACCTTTGCGAGTGCGACGAGGAAATGTTTACCCTCTTTTGGGTCGTTAACCACAACGTAGCTGACAAAAGAAGTGTGTTTTTAGGCACTACTAGGATACAGCTGAAACTTACATCATCAGGAACAGCATTAATCTATCCTACACCCTCGGTCACATAATATCagattttttagaattaaacaCATGCATTAAGAAAGTtggtagaaataaaaaaaacatcattatTGGTTGAGAAGAGAAGGCATGTGAGACTTTAGTAGTGGTGAAAGTTTGGGAGTAGTTGAAAATAGAATGTAGGTATaacaattattatattttgagatgaagtttaaatactagaaaaaaatacttttggtgagagagagagagagtagatCTTAacatttatgttttcttttgacaTGGAACATAGCACTTATGTTAATGGTTTACTATTTTCTTTCAAGAGGGTGACTTACTTGTAGAGCCAAGTATACGCTGGCGGGTTCATTTCATACAATTGATGGAGCACCGTGCTTGTGGCCTTGTAAGTGAAGTAGTTCACGATTTCCTGAAAATTAACGGAGAGAACAATCTTCAGAGTCTCATGCAGTCTAAACCTGATTAACTCTGCTACTacagcaaattaattaattaatcaccaaGCAAGCTAAAGAACACGTAACGCACGAATACGTCAGCACGTACGTACCGTGTGCACGTCTTCGAAACCCTCCTCGTACTGCCCGCCGAACTCGTCCACGATGacgaggccgccgcggccgagcctcctccccctccgccgcgccgccaccgtgcgccgccgccgccgccacctcagCCCCCCgacgcgcgacgacggcggcaatgGTGGCGCCGCGCGGCATGCGGAGGAGCTGGGAAGGTGGCAGGCGACCGCCGCAGCCATCCGCGCGATGGCGGCAGCCATCCGCGCGATGGCGGCAGCCATCGCGCCGGAACCGGTGTGCTAGAGAGATGTTTTATTTGGCTGTCGCCGCCGGGCCGGGTGCgacgaggagagggagagagccgCGGCGCGGTTTGGATTTGTGTGGAGGCGATGGGTGGTTGTAGCCGCGAAAACGCCGCGTTTCTTGGGTTTTCTGAGCGCGACAGGAGAGCCCGCGTTCGTGCCGATATTTCGCCCGGGCTGATCGCTGATTGGTGGCTGAATGGCGACGAGAGGTGGATCAGCATTTTCgtgattcatttttttttttggcttcgGAATCAGCATTTCCTCCGTTTTCTTCGAGAATCTTCGCTTTTAGCATTTTGTGAGAATGTTTTGTGGAACGCATGCCTGCAACcctaaaatatctttttagGGCACCATTATGGGACATTTCAATACTAgcggtgtatttttataagtctattaaatattttatttaaaactttggtGAGACATATTTATCAActcatctattttaacatgatatatatgacatatgaTAGAAAATcgtaatattatatattttattttcaattttacacctataaaatatttattactcATACTAGTGGTGTATTATAGTAAGATCAGATTTGTTAGTTCCAAAGCAAAGGACAACACATAATTATTCGAGaatatctatactaatataaaaagaagcagtttgaatttttatatggccacaccattaaatatacaCAGGATTTAGCAGATCCATTTTCCATCGTTAGATGCACATATCCCATGGTcaaaaatgttttgaaacaCTTTTCTCTTGCAATCCTACACAGGACATGTCCCTAAATTACGCTCTCCCGACATTGCAGCCAAACACAAGCCAcccagcgccaccgccgccaggcGCAGgaagccgcctccgcccggcgcagggcgtcgccgcctctcccTAGGGCAGGACGCCGCCCCCATCCGGCGTAGgccaccaccgtcgcccgACGCAAgatgccgcctccgcccggccCAAGACGCCGTGTCCTCCCGGCGCAGGACGacaccgccgccgttgcccGGCACAGTGCACCGTCTCTCGCCCGACCCAGGACGCCGTCCCCTCCCGGCGCAGGATGCCGCAGCCACCGCCCAGCGCTCaagccgcctcctccacctccgacGCCCTTCACCCCATCTATTCTATGACTCCGTCGCCCACGCTCCCGATTACCCGCCGCAAGCCACCACTACGTGCTCCCAGACACCACCAGTCGATGCAGGCTGTCGTCCCCATAGCTCCGTGCCTCCGTTCGCCACCAACCGCcccacggccaccgccgctgcgccgACGCTCCCCACCGGCGCAAGCTCCTGCCCCCACTCCAACGCCATCTGCCGGCTGCACACTACGCTCCTGCCCATTGCCGGTCACGCCCACGCCGTCGGATGTTGCCTGCTCCTGCCCCACGCCGTTTCTATCCCGTCGCTGGGCCCTCCCACGCCGACGACCGCCGCCTGCTCCCGAAACAAAGCAGACGGCCGCTGCGCCCATGGCGTTTTTGCCCTACCGCCGATGGATGCCACCAGCTGCTGCCCCCGCATATCtgaatctaatttttttttgtgtatgtGTGTTGCACCGTATTTCAGGTGACACCTCCCCTATTGGTTGCGCATTCGACGAATGCAACGTCCACTTCAAGATAAGAACACATCGAGCAAGCTATTCAAGGCAGATAAAAAAGATTGTAGATTCTTAAACAGTTAgccttttgtttttatcttaGACTGAAACTGAAAACTGCGTCTGAAAATGTACAGTACTCCAAGGAGAACCGAGACTACCATAATCCATAATCCAAAGTTCAATACCAAGATTGGGGCTTACTCCGAGGGCTGTGCCCTTGAAAGTGTGCTCATGTTCTAGGGTCATGACGATTACATGTACCTGATACGCCCGGTTCATCGTCGTCGTACTGTTGCTTTGTTACATGGAGCAAATCTTTATTTTCTGGTACTGAGTTTGCAGTTTGTTTCTGAATTATTGATGTGTTTCTTGTCCAACTATTTACTGATATCTTATTGTGTTATGTACCTGACATGATGGTCATCTTTTAGTTCATTGTCTGACCATGCCAAGCAATATATTCCAGCGGCACTTTGTTGTCTGACCATGCCAAATGATGACTTGAACTTTCCAAATAGATGAATTGTGTGTTCATGCCGTGTCAATGGCATGCTTTGAGATGCAGGTCATCAATTTTCATTCATTATTTTCACTCTGTCCAATATGAGCTAATCATGTTATTAATGAAGTCATCAAAATTGCAAGCAGAGGctaacatacatatatatggaaatcttattttattaagtactccttttcttttgtcctTGCTCTACTAACCGTGTTACTATGACTAGAGTTGAAAGGTGCCAGAAATATGCTTAAAACATCTCCGCTACCATTTACATTTTTGTAAAACACAagtaaaaatgatatttacattttttatgagTAAAACACTGCTGTCGCCTTTGCTGTGTGCTTCTGCAAGGTGCTGCGGTCCGTCCCCTCTCCCCCTGCATAAAGCTATCCTTCTCCTTTCTCCAAATATCATTAGTAAAGACTCTTATTGCTACTTTTAGCTATGAATTTCTCTCAACCTTTCAATCTCCCAAACGGAGCCATTGTTGGCACGTGACATACAATCACACGTGTATTttgagttatttttcttttgttgctcaaattaacttttgactttttattgaTGTTGCTGTGTTTAATGTTGGTCTAGTAGATCACTACACAAGTTTTTCCTATGCCAGAGTGCTGGCTCTAATGGACAATAAGTCACATACTGCTCATTTCTgttatcatatatattgcatGGAGAAATGATAAACTACAATTGCCTACTTTTAAGGTTAGCatcaaaacattttcttttattatttataatagtaCATAACattctaatttataaataaaagtatgtGTAGGATGGCTATGAGCTAAGGAGACATTCATTGATACATCTATTGGCATGTCAAGAGAATGAGTGTAAAAGCAACATACCTACTGCCGCACGAGATATCATTAAGTATATTGCTAATGTTGAATgatagatttaattaaattgttaCATTGTATTAGTCATGGTGTTACCGAATGGTTATGATTTGACCTTCTTTATGTTAGCAGCATAATAGTTTATGCTAtaacattatattatttttctatgtggatatatttttgtcacaatataaaaatattatatttgatggtaccacatatatatatatatatatccgaGAGTTATGTGACATATTAACTccgttttatatattttgtgtgacatgtcaagaaaaaataataaatttatttatgtttatcatGACATAGTGGGAAACGTGCTTTGCACGTGCAAGATTACTGGTCTTAATAAAAAGTCAGTGTTGTAAACAACGGCTAACTGAagcttttctttttgacacgtaaaacaagaaacataatttgtatgtgattaattaattatttatcatctaagtttgaaaaatacatttatttgattttaaaaaatatatttgaagtttttttacgAATACACTTCAGTAAATATGCTCATAAAAAACAGATGTATCCAATCCGATAAGTAGTCTAGAACATGGCTTTAGGTATATACAACAGTGTAGATAATACTAtactatttgatatatatagatagctAAACAGATAAATTGTACAATAGTTTATCTACCTAGCTGTctctataatatttaatacattatttttttatactttgtatTTGTTGTATGCAAccgaagttttttttaaaaaaaggactGCATGCAGACTGGGAGCACGTGCCCAAGTGGTAGACGAACGAAAAGACAACGTCCAGGTTTTTTATGAGTTAATGGTGCTACGTAGGATGATTAATCTAACGTGAATGCATATAGACGACCATTGTCTCACTGTTATACATATCCTTATATTGTGTCATGAGTGTCATGAGAGTGAGTTGGGAACTTATTCCAGTCACATGACAAACGAAACGTTAGATTactgaataattaattaaaatattagctaaataaaattttaaaatatattaatatgattttaaaattattttttattttttttaaaaaaacacaccagCAGTTGAGAAGCATGCAAGTGAAATTAGAAGTTgataaatagaagaaaaaatgttAGTACGAAAGGGATTGTGAACCAATGCAACCATGAAACAACGGCTCCCCGTTAACAGCAGCTGCGGATGCAGAAACATTTTAAAGCATGGGCAAATCGTATTCACGTGTTTGTTTGCTATAAACCTTTTATTCagttcaaggaaaaaaaatagttcaggccttgtttagttactAAAAACTTTCTCTaaaacatcacgtcgaatctttggacacctaaataaagcattaaatatatatgaacgttaaaactaattacatagttatggaggaaatcgtaagatgaatcttttgagtctaattagtatatgattagccataaatgctacagtaaccaacatgtgctaattactgattaattagactaaaaaaattcgtctcatagTTTTCcagcgaaatctgaaatttattttataattaaactatgtttaatactttaaatgtatgaCCCGTACGCGTTAATGTGACCTCTCTCCCGAAAATTTTCGACAACTAAACGCTACCTCAAATTCTACCGTGGAACGGCACTATCGTGTTACTGCTATTGTTCTCATAAAGGAGCTCCAAGCTTTTGCTGCCGCGGCTCCCccacgcgcggcgccgagacGGTCGGGGGTCACGCGATCGCCCGTGCGTGCGTCCGCGAAACCTGGCCTAATCAAACGCACGGCACGGCACAAGCAACGGGACGAGCCAAAAATTTCGCGGCCGCGTCAACCACGCCACCGGACCGGAACCGGAGACGCGCGCGCGAGACGCCCAAAAAATGTCGCGGAATTTGCTTGCTGGCCCACGAGATCCCCCGGTTTCTGCGTCTCCTGCCAGTG includes:
- the LOC102700078 gene encoding chaperonin-like RbcX protein 2, chloroplastic; the encoded protein is MAAAIARMAAAIARMAAAVACHLPSSSACRAAPPLPPSSRVGGLRWRRRRRTVAARRRGRRLGRGGLVIVDEFGGQYEEGFEDVHTEIVNYFTYKATSTVLHQLYEMNPPAYTWLYNYVVVNDPKEGKHFLVALAKERQDLAERVMITRLHLYSKWIKKFDHAKMYEKISNENLEIMRQRLMETVAWPTDDTNTSDTAK